The genomic window AGATCTATCGTAAAACCGGCACAATTGGAAGTCCCGGATGTCGAAATAGAGGAGCTCGACATCAGCATGCGGGCTGCAGCAGAAGTGGTGGAAGCCATGACAGTGGCTTGAACTGGTAGTGGGTGGTTGTGGGTTCCTTCGTATGTGGTTATCAGTATAGACATATCTTCTACACATCTTTGAACCTGAAATTAGTTTCCGGAAAAGAAAATACagtcaaatttaaatttggcTATCTTACATCACTCTAATTTGATTGCTGGAAACAGTAAACTCATCTTATTTTCTTGAATAACATGAATATATACATACCTGTTTTTTAACTGGGCATGATGGTGCCACAGTGCATCTGTAGTACGCTCTTGGGCATGGGTTGCCTTTTGAGATCTTTTGCCCGTATTTCCTCCATTGGCATCCATCTGCCATCTGATCATACAATTTTCTTAAAGTTACAAAGATTGGCTTCAGTTTGTCTTAAttcattgtttgtttgttttccttttaactTATCACCTGTAAACCGTATTCCAAATGAGAGAGGAGTGTTTTATCCCGCTGCCCAGGTGAGAGCGGAAGCTCTGGCTGTCATCCCCCTCTCTTTTCTTGCCCCTAAAGTCTATGTGGGGGCTGTGTTACAAGTTTGATGGTTCacaagtttttaaaacaaaattcaaattggtTTTAACGTAATATTtgtcaatcaatttttttttcaaggaaatgACAATTATTCctcaaagagaaaaggaaagcaaatttCCCTGACATTTCATGCATAAAAGAATTAAACACCAATTCATTTTGCTAATCAGGTGCAAACCatggttaaagaaaaaaaaaaaggtcaaggATTGATGCGTGAATTAAGAGTATGTCAGAGatgaatatttttcaaaaacacccaaatcaaattcaaatcttttCTTCAGCTAGCGTTTCGACTGTTCAGTGAAGATTCTTTGTCATTCTATATTTTAGTCAGGGCAACAGATTAAGCCATGCAACTGAGGCAGCATTAGGAGAAAAGTTGCAGAACTTACCGTCGGTGTGTCGCACCTTGTCCTTACAGAGACTCTTGCTTTCTTGGCGTACGCCTGTTGCTGGAAATCGTCTTCTGAACTTCTAGGTGCCTTCGACAACTTGCTTGGCGGCCATCCCTCTGCCATGTCTTCCTCACAACTCTTCTGTGGACTCTGATCTTTCCTCTGAAACTTGCAGGCCAGCCCAAGGTCCAACTCTTCTTCCAGATGGGCATCACCCATTTTCTCACTGTTCTTGTTGCtcaccttctcttcctctttctgagCTGCGGTTGGATTATTCCCAAGACTCAAAGTAATCAACTCTGTCTCTTCAGTATCATTCCCCGAACTGCTGAAAATTGTGGCAGCAGTGCCAATAGGCTCTGAGGATTTCTTGGCAGCTCCTTCCTGTTGGTCATTAATGTCAAAGAAACGCATCCGCAGCGCTTGATAATCCTTTAGTGTACGTGACAATATCGTCTTCAgcctctcattctcttcttttgCCTTACTCACCTCAGCTTTGACGGATTCATGCTTCTGATCCTAGACAGAACAGTGATGTTGGTCATGATATATAATAGCAGCATcgagattttcttttccttgattCTAGAATAGACCTGATACCTTGAGACGAACGGACTGAACAAGAAACAATATGCAGATTTGATAAAAAGCAAAAgcgtttattttttaaatgtggaTCCAAAATTGTATCTTAAATGGCCTAAGTTCAGTTTAATTCAAATCTCCTTTGTTTCATGTAGTTATCAGTTAGTTCTGCAACATGTTTGGATCGGAATAAGGGACATTCACAATTCCAATTGCAATTATTAagtctctttctatatatatatatatagatcgaAAACTTTAGGTGCTAGACCCGTAAATAATCCTCCTTATCGTTGAACTTTCAGAAAAAcgagaagaaaaataatttaattaatgTTAAATGACTATAATACCTTATATccgttttctctttatttttctttaaataattcATCTTTAAATGTTCCAACTAAGATGACTTGTTCATGTGGGTAGCATCATCTTGTTTTTTGATCTTTACTAAATGGATGGTTTAGATACAAACAAGGAGAAAATCAAATAGCATATTTTAGTTATGTGACATTAACcaacaactttttttctttgtttttctcaaccgtccacaaaaaaaattaacattatAGGTCTATCAAATTCAGGGAGAGAATTTGATATTCAAACCAAACCATTAAGCCAGGGACAAAAATCAgaccgttcattttttttaaataaaatataagcaACCTAATATATCTATAAAAATCTATTTTGAtgtaaaacttgtttttaataTGCGCTTTCCATCAatttattcttaagatcatattggtaagttagatttaaaagaaaacactttcaagtttcaacatctCATTTAAACAATCTAGTTTTTGTTCCTGACCTAACTGCGGTTTCtatcaattttcctatatatacaATATTTAGTGCGatggaaaataattttttttctcacttttgtTCGGAGCCTGATAACAATATCTAACATATGACAAATTTTCATAATAGAACTAATCGAAAGGCTGAACAGGGAATGAAAATAGTGACAGGAAAACCCAACAACCGTGAAGATATATGCGGAACTGGACGTCCTTCCGCTTCAAACATTGAAGCATGACTAAACATTGCCACTTCGCGACTTCCAGAATAAGTTGTATATATGAAAACGAAACATTAACGAAACTAATTATGACAAGATGCAACCAAAAACAAGAGTCCGGTGGCTCTGCTTTATATACAGTtccaaaaatcaacataattcAACCTCATGCTTCAGCTATCAACCCGATGATAAGATAACTCAATCTTTCACCTTTCATGGCCACCTTGCCTTAAAATCTTTCAAATtatcaaaaaagagaaagagagaaaaaagaaaagcagggataataaaaagaaaagccaatAGTTTCGACTAGACTAACTAAATATACAATACGCAATTTCAAGCAGGTGTAAGCAGgaatcaaaagagaaaagtgaAAGCCAAGAACCTATACCTTTTTCCCGTTCATCTCATCATCTGCTTCTTTCTTGGGTTCACGATCTCCAAGAACAGAAGGCGGCCTCGCGAACAACTGCAACTCCATGCCCACtgacttctttctttcttgcattCACGTTTCCTCTCAAAGTTAATTTATTCATGTTCTGGGAGGTCCAGCTGTTGACAAAACCAGGAAGAAAGCAGTGGCATAAATTCAAACCTATATTTTATTAGCAGTCGGACTCTTAACACGTTCACATATTTAGTAAAGTTCAACGTTCATGATGTGTCACACtcagttcaaagttcaaacgtATCATGATGGACATAAACTTTGAATAGGAGATTGTCGATATCAGCTGTCATGCCATTAGATTCCTGAATTGATAAAGACCTCTGCTGGCCAGATTTTCTGGTGAGGACACGAGTTGAAACCTCGAGGATCAGAACACCAGTTAAAAGCCttaaacaatatatacatatgcgcgcgcac from Nymphaea colorata isolate Beijing-Zhang1983 chromosome 6, ASM883128v2, whole genome shotgun sequence includes these protein-coding regions:
- the LOC116255573 gene encoding WRKY transcription factor 72A-like, whose amino-acid sequence is MELQLFARPPSVLGDREPKKEADDEMNGKKDQKHESVKAEVSKAKEENERLKTILSRTLKDYQALRMRFFDINDQQEGAAKKSSEPIGTAATIFSSSGNDTEETELITLSLGNNPTAAQKEEEKVSNKNSEKMGDAHLEEELDLGLACKFQRKDQSPQKSCEEDMAEGWPPSKLSKAPRSSEDDFQQQAYAKKARVSVRTRCDTPTMADGCQWRKYGQKISKGNPCPRAYYRCTVAPSCPVKKQVQRCVEDMSILITTYEGTHNHPLPVQATVMASTTSAAARMLMSSSSISTSGTSNCAGFTIDLSDHKSRSSPFYLSNPAISTPPSYPTIPLDLTSTSSSHHFSSLPSTFSSVPKHYPAIGLSNITLSSDLRCHLPNSWNASTGCFNNNGPQQLSNGTAMPSALARPPYEEFCQTNLQKLSPSSSTSMSSSQQRFSGTIDAVAKVITSEPSFRSALAAAIISVASGSNDGSHLLQRKDETVAQNLERKQQLLSFMAASSSAGGGSG